A part of Pectinophora gossypiella chromosome Z, ilPecGoss1.1, whole genome shotgun sequence genomic DNA contains:
- the LOC126380315 gene encoding uncharacterized protein LOC126380315, with protein sequence MIRIILILFFVVCGDVGVQSVQYRMHVSKKSKSSSAPFRSAYVFNHFDDDPEMFNAIENHNPHGATLQIKPYSGKRSASEYSDGYNMEYRDKIVYASVADKYNNIDTNNHKNRIRDQMKAPKYDYVSKTQTNVKRMVNGKPSSLESSISKVSKEKYVDKTGVTVTDKYSHKDNHTDHNNYLEPRDYNVAKAEAKYSSHYLPSKIKSDALYERLKSLMHYRPSTSEVKTDYSFNPVLDFHHVDDDDIRTSSRVSYESWPYFFHTPYEYEHTKINSDIQKAKDKRFAVDTDHKVIPVHEHHHDMPSYYRPPLTTIHQTTTPDNPISGHQPFFSFVLHDYFDKKVGDDDPLTFKGLNLGEDSYYDSKLQVHDDYGKRNRRLHEDFPDSDYEVLDVNYDTAGLDRGESATERGYKKKHGYDQHEKGNSKNNEEKTVTEKSHHKYRGFKDFVDSFANRFGNEDHNRNVQYALKKNQDKGEKRKGFHRVYHKDEYQVDNEFYDNNNISSHGEESGKSALRRGGSEGVLQSHSAAALENEADAYNKAASAHGHNYENNKSGLENVLGLNNDFHRYIDVAKKAALSNNADYTDTYK encoded by the coding sequence ATGATTCGTATAATACTCATATTATTTTTCGTGGTCTGTGGTGATGTGGGAGTGCAATCAGTTCAATATCGCATGCACGTTTCTAAGAAGTCCAAGTCAAGTTCAGCGCCTTTCAGGAGTGCATATGTGTTCAACCACTTCGATGATGACCCGGAGATGTTCAATGCCATTGAAAATCACAACCCACATGGAGCAACACTCCAGATCAAACCTTACTCAGGAAAACGTAGTGCATCGGAATATTCAGATGGATACAACATGGAATACAGAGACAAAATTGTATACGCATCGGTAGctgataaatataataacatcgATACAAACAATCACAAAAATCGAATAAGAGATCAAATGAAAGCACCTAAGTATGACTACGTATCAAAAACGCAAACTAATGTGAAACGAATGGTAAACGGCAAACCATCAAGTCTCGAATCGTCAATTAGCAAAGTGTCAAAAGAGAAGTACGTCGATAAAACTGGTGTAACAGTAACAGACAAATACAGTCATAAGGATAACCATACGGATCATAATAATTATCTGGAGCCACGTGACTATAATGTGGCCAAAGCGGAAGCGAAATATAGCTCTCATTATTTACCTTCGAAGATCAAATCAGACGCCTTATACGAAAGATTAAAATCTTTAATGCATTATCGTCCCAGCACATCAGAAGTCAAAACGGATTACAGTTTTAATCCTGTTCTTGACTTCCATCATGTTGATGATGACGACATAAGAACTAGTTCAAGAGTGTCCTATGAAAGCTGGccttatttttttcatacaccTTACGAATATGAGCATACAAAGATTAATTCAGATATACAAAAAGCAAAAGACAAACGATTTGCCGTTGATaccgaccacaaagtgattcctGTTCATGAGCACCATCACGATATGCCGAGCTATTATCGACCGCCACTTACCACAATCCATCAAACAACTACTCCTGATAACCCTATTTCAGGTCATCagccatttttttcttttgttctcCACGACtattttgacaaaaaagttgGTGATGACGATCCCTTGACTTTTAAGGGCTTAAATTTAGGAGAAGATTCATACTACGATTCTAAGCTGCAAGTCCATGACGACTATGGTAAACGTAATCGAAGACTACATGAAGATTTCCCTGACAGTGACTACGAAGTTTTAGATGTAAATTATGATACCGCAGGCCTTGACAGAGGTGAGTCAGCAACAGAAAGGggttataaaaagaaacatggATATGACCAACACGAAAAGGGTAATAGCAAAAATAATGAAGAGAAAACAGTTACAGAGAAAAGCCATCACAAATACAGAGGTTTTAAAGATTTTGTTGATTCCTTCGCCAACAGATTTGGAAACGAAGACCACAACAGAAATGTGCAATACgcattgaaaaaaaatcaagataaaggagaaaaaagaaaaggctTTCACCGAGTTTATCATAAAGATGAATACCAAGTGGACAATGAATTTTACGACAATAATAACATTAGTTCTCATGGCGAAGAAAGTGGAAAATCAGCTTTGCGCAGAGGAGGGTCTGAAGGTGTCTTACAGTCTCATTCTGCTGCTGCTTTGGAGAATGAGGCTGATGCTTACAATAAAGCTGCAAGTGCGCATGGACATAACTACGAGAACAATAAAAGTGGACTGGAAAATGTTTTAGGATTAAATAATGACTTCCATAGATATATAGATGTAGCAAAAAAGGCTGCTCTCAGCAATAACGCTGACTACACCGACACTTACAAATGA